One Danio rerio strain Tuebingen ecotype United States chromosome 7, GRCz12tu, whole genome shotgun sequence genomic window, ttgtttaaatgaaACTGAACTAAatcatattaaagtgatgtttacaccacatCTGCACTTTGAAATTGACGCAACaggatgttgttgcaatgtttaaaGTGCTGATCCtttacttccgggtttcttcccagaGTGGCTTCGTTTTTTAAAATGGGGGCCGCTTGAAAAAAGCGTATTGTATGCTGTGTAAATTGTTCTTATTGACTGTTTCTCATTTGTAGATCCTGTGTTGGATTAGTTGTGTTGGAGAAATGTATGGTGGCCCAGTTGATGTTGGATGTGCACCCTTTTCCTGCCCATGGAGGTCTAGAATGGCcctgtttttttaaattagttacgtttttaaattttcattttattgctgCTAAAGGTTTAGTATTAGCTCACATTctataatttacaaatatttccctcGTCATTTTTAAAGTCTGATTATGAATTCTGTGTGCTTTTTTCCCCTGCAGGTCACTTACTCCTACTTTATTTcagaaaaatatacagtatgccTCAAGCACTACATGCAAAATCCATCTACATGAAACACTATGAGAGTCTGCTTAACCTAAATTAAAGATGTGACCGATCAGAAATGCTGTTTGGAGCAGGTTCTGTTCTGCCGAAGAAGACATACTTTAGTGTTTGACAATAAACAGCAGTTTGATGATGTTGTAACCAAAGCGCAAGCATGTCCAGAAAGACTACGTCTAAACGACATTATAAACCATCAAGTGAGATTGATGATGCAGCTCTCGCTCGCAAAAGGGAGTATTGGAGGAGCAAGAAACGAGAGCAGAGGGCAAGAAAGTCATCTGCCAAAAAAAAGATTGGCGATGAAAACCTGAGGTTGTGCAGGTCTGTTGGTAGGCATGAACCCTTCGTGCAGATTCCCAGAGTTAGTTGTGGTCTTCCTCTACGTAATTGTGACGTTTCATGCAAACTGGAGGAGGCTGAAGTTTCTAAAAACTCCTTCAACTCAGGTCTATTAGTGTCTGAGAGAAATGTTGCTTCAGTGCCATGCCAAAATGATCGATGGTTTCAAAAGACTAAGCTCAACCATGTCTTGCCTCAAAACATCCAAAAAACAAGCACCAATTCCATGAAGGGCAGTAAAAATATAACAAGGTCATCAAACACAGATGCTAAAACAGTTGAGACGTCCAACCCTACAAGCCATCTGGCACCGACAACATGCTTAGAGTTGTATCCAATGAGGACTGGTGCTCAAAAAACAGGAGCGTCAACCCTAAATGGCAAGCAATTAGCAATGTGTCCGCAAAAACAAGCATCTGTGGTTTTACCAGTGCACAGCAACCAGAACTGTCTCAAAACCTtgaacatttcaaaatgtaaagCTTATGAAATCCTTAATAGTCATAAAACTAAGAGACGAACAGGTGCCTTTGCTTCAAAGCACAACGCTGGAGTGACTATGACTGAAGAAGAGACCGCTGCAAAGCGCAGAGAAATTTGGCGCATTAAAAAACGAGAACAAAGAGCAAAGCTGGCTGCGAGGCTGGCCAGGGAAGGAGAAGGGAGTCTCGGAAAAGCACTGCCTTCCTGTGTTGGTATCACACACGCTTTGTCTCCTGCTTACAGTAAAGCTTTGAGAGGAATCAACTTCAACTCCGTGAATCCCATATGCATCAATCAACAGCCATCAGGAGCAAAATTGTATAGTTTTCGGACAAGAAAACAACAAATTCAAGGCACAAAACTTAACCATGCATCTTTATCCTCTTGTATTTTGCAACCATCCTCACGTGTCATCCAACCTCTCAACAAATCCAAAGTGCCAACATTTGCGCATACTCAAACACGTCAAAAGCAAATGAGGAAATCCTTTCTTGGTGCTTCCAGATTTGAGTCTCCAGAGGATCAGCACGCCAGGCAGAAGGAGTATTGGCGAATTAAAAAGCGTGAACAGAGAGCAAGGCTAGCTATGGTGATGAAAGCACGATTAAAGGAACGAGATACAGTGAAGCATCAAATGAGATCCCATCACGCCAGCGTCAAACAGATGTGTGTTCAAACAAGCAAAGCAAGTGCACTTGGAAGTTCTTCACAGACCATTGGTGGCTTTATCAGAGATGACAGGACTATGATGGGCTCCATTTCAAAGGGTTCTCCTGAGGCTTCTCTGTCTGTAAGTTACAACTTTTCCTGTACAAAAAGGATTGTAAAGAGTAAAGTAGGCTCTCTCCTATATTCATATGCTCAACCAGCCACTAAGCTAGTTTCTCCTCAATGTAGTTTTTCTACTAACCCTCATCAAGGCTCTTTGGTAAAGTCCAGGTTAGCCAGAGATGCAGTTAAGAGCAGTACGTCAATCACAAATCAGCCAGAAACCCTAACAGAAGAAGAAAGAATCACCCGTTTGAGGGAGTACTGGAGGATCAAGAAACGAGAGCAAAGGGCTAAGCGGGCTGCTCGACTTAGGAATGGTCTGCTTAGATCCAAGGTTTTAGTGTTAAAGCAGAGAGAGCAAAACAAGAAGTCAAACCAAAGGCACATTATTACTTCATCTGTTTCCACTACAGTTTGTGAGTTCTCAACCACTACGCCAACTCCAATAAAAGAAGAACACGTCTATCCCTCTATAAATGCTGTCTTTTCCATCCCAGAAATGAATCCCTGCATCGGTGCTAAAGAAACACCCGCTGATCCTCCAACAGCTGTGGACCATCAAGACACCACTCTGCAGGCTGTGGCATCTATGAAGAAGCTTCTGGAGGAATTAGTTGGCACACCAAAAGATAATGCTATCGAAATGCATGTGAAGAGTGAAAATGAGCCTGTTCAGTTGACTGAAGATACAAAGCCAGACATTACCTTACAACAAGACGTATTAGAGTGTGACATCTCTGCAGAAACAAGCTTTAAAGTGGTCAAAATGAGCCCTCGAGCATCATCTCTTGAAGACACCAGTCATCATAAATCTCATAATGTCTGTGAAGAGGTTGCAGATGAAAGCAGTACATTTTCTCCAGAGGCTCAGTGTGGAAGCATGAAGAAGTTTAATGATGATAGGGCAGATCTCATGATGTCCTATCCTTTAGAAGCCTTGCAAGAGCAGGGGCTTGGTGAAAGTGATGAACTTCAAAGAAAAAGAGAGTATTGGCGGTTGATGAAGAGACAACAGCGGGCCAGAAAGGCCAACAAAGAAGCAGCTATTTGCAGGCTGGCTCTACAGGTGGGTTGCATTGATATTAGTTTTTAAATTCTGTAAAGGGTAAGTTCACCCGTAAATGCTAATTCTGCTATTAATTACTCAGCCTCATGTTGTTTAAATCCCCTGACACCTTCAATCATCTTCAGAACATGAATGAAGATATTTTACATGGAATCCAAGAGCTCTCTGGCCCTCCATAGACGATCAGTCCTGAGAGTTCAAAGTTTAGGTAATAAACCAAAAACCTTGTCAAAACATTCAATGTGACTTCAGTGGATCAGATTTGTTTGCCTGTGTCTTCTGTGTCAGGTCTGCAGGCAATACGATGCTGGTGTTTCATGCTGCTTACTCTAATGGTAAATACAGTGTATTGCCTATggtagtggttctcaaactgtggtacttgTGCCACTAGTGGtatgcgggcttccttctagtggtacgcggaggaatcaaatatgtcatatatacatgcaagatatatttcaaaatttatcacaaatgatttatatatgaatatgatgacatatagcctatatttatgaggcccaagcaacatttccaggttgatgaataggctactatatgttaatactttacatttaagtcaggagtttttgattttttaagaacagtagccaaccatttttatttaacttttaaaagcacatataATTaaaacgttgacattttattttgcctGTTTTTTCCTTGTAAGCaaaatacagtgttaatgtttaaactatttataatgtttaaagtggctgacaataataaatgttcttaataataggaatttatctgcctggtttttgaactgtgcagagctgtgggtGCTTAAGTAGGCCTACTAGCTACTGTATtgtaatactggtcattatggtggtacttggagagacaatttttttctgaggtggtagttgatgaaaaaagtttgagaaccactggcctatgCTAAATGTTCATCAGAGGAGACTTTGGTGATCAAATGGAGCCTTTTCATGTTTCTCAGTtgcggaagtcgtcatagttaggtaaacttagagcgcagtgaatgggagagtacaacaaattcaattgaattcaattcatctttacttctatagcgcttttacaatgtagattgtgtcaaagtagcttaaaATAGAAGATTGTATtagattgaaacagtgtcagttcagttttcagagttgaagttcagtttagttcaggtcagtgtggtttaattttcactgctgaaagtccaagcactgaagagcaaatccatcgatgcacagctccacaagtcccacaccaagcaagccagtggcgacagcggcaaggaacaaactttaccaattagcgaaagtaaagaagaaaaaaaaactcaagagaaaccaggctcagttgggcacgaccatttctcctctggccaaacttcatgtgcagagctgcagtctaggtgccagaGGCTGGAGGGCACTGGAGGTCCATCGTGGAGAAACTGCAGGTTGGAGAGGTCACCTGCTGGTGTAAAGGCTGGTCCTTCAGGATCAatgcaaagactcgtctgtcattGGGGTCTTACAGGAACCAGTCCTCCATaaacaccacagcagctgctcaagatatggcctggtccaggattatagatATCTACATgttatgcatgtgtatatatattcatttttttcggcttagtcccttttttaatctggggttgccacagtaaaatgaaccgccaacttattcagcatatgttttacgcagcggatgcccttccaaatgCAACATATTTTTGGGAAaccaccatacacactcattcactacagacatttttttagcctacccaattcacctgtgccacatgtctttggactgtctaggaaactggagcacccagaggaaacccaagcgaacgcgggtagaacatgcaaactccacacagaaacgcaaactgatccagatgaggctcgaaccagcgaccttctttcaaCTTTCAAGGATTGAAAAGGGTCCGTTTTTTTGCGCACATAATTGTTCTTTGGAACTTCATTTGATTACGGTTTATCCACTGAGGTAACATGGAATGTTTTgagaatgtttttggttcctttttggACATTAAATGtcttgggaccattgctgtctataggATTATAtcgaaaatatcttaatttgactTTTGAAGCTGAACGAATCTCTCAGGGGATGGAAATACATGAAagggagtaattaataacatagtTATgtgtaaactaaccctttaatgtcCACATCCTTTTAGTTATTTGAAGTAATTTACATATAGGgaagaaagaaattaaattacattagttaatgtaatgaagtacagtgctcagcatatataagtacacccctcacaaatcttttaaattcatattttaataggaagctataaaatattatatttgtgcatatacattagattagtcagtactgaagccaaatcgggagcttttataacaaaataacttacaataatggtccaaaaactggTAACCACAATTtacatgttatagaaaaatattaaatacaaaatttaaaaaggaggaaaaatcaagagaagcaaaaacattgaaaaaattagttgaaattttgtaggttgtgattaaaaatatttagcttgaattgaattgtattatctttaaatttctaaatatgtttggtgactgaaatattattttaataaacatatctggctaataaatctgttttgtataaatgcaccaaaatacattgcttatgttcactgagaaataaaaaacaaatatttattttcaaaatggggtggacgtaattatgctgagcactatatataattaATGTGTAATATTTTTTCAGCAACTGTTAGCTCTGTAATGTTTGCTCCTGTTTCAGACTCCCACCAAGAAACAACCCAGCACAACTGTCATGCGAGATATTTCCCAGGACACTTCAACATGCAGACTGTTTCCATGTCAGAAAAGAGCAAGACGTTGCACTAAACCTGTAGCAGGTCTGCAGACACAGTCTTCAAATAAATCAAGAACCAACAGAAGCCAAATAACGGCAACCCCAAATCCACAAGAAGATTCAGAAGAGGTCATACGCAGAAGACGCATGCAATGGAGGATCAAGAAACAGGAGCAGAGAGCTAGAAAAGCAGAATCTGAGAGAAAGCTACACCAGATGATGGCTACTCCACATAGCCAGGCTACACAGGTaaatttatattatgtttaatataatttatgtacCGTGCTATTCAAATGTTTGGGCTCATTGAAGTTATTTAAAAAGACATTGAGATTTGTCTTCAACAAGGATGCAATGACATTGCACAAGATTTCAGATTTATGCAGTTATTTTAGACTTCATATTCATAAAGGGATCCTGAATAAACTGTATCACTGTTTCcataaaaatattaagcagcaatcAACATCGAAAGTAATAAgacatgaagagttcagatgcaaaagccgctaaacgtgACTTCCGCA contains:
- the si:dkey-28a3.2 gene encoding uncharacterized protein si:dkey-28a3.2 isoform X1; translated protein: MSRKTTSKRHYKPSSEIDDAALARKREYWRSKKREQRARKSSAKKKIGDENLRLCRSVGRHEPFVQIPRVSCGLPLRNCDVSCKLEEAEVSKNSFNSGLLVSERNVASVPCQNDRWFQKTKLNHVLPQNIQKTSTNSMKGSKNITRSSNTDAKTVETSNPTSHLAPTTCLELYPMRTGAQKTGASTLNGKQLAMCPQKQASVVLPVHSNQNCLKTLNISKCKAYEILNSHKTKRRTGAFASKHNAGVTMTEEETAAKRREIWRIKKREQRAKLAARLAREGEGSLGKALPSCVGITHALSPAYSKALRGINFNSVNPICINQQPSGAKLYSFRTRKQQIQGTKLNHASLSSCILQPSSRVIQPLNKSKVPTFAHTQTRQKQMRKSFLGASRFESPEDQHARQKEYWRIKKREQRARLAMVMKARLKERDTVKHQMRSHHASVKQMCVQTSKASALGSSSQTIGGFIRDDRTMMGSISKGSPEASLSVSYNFSCTKRIVKSKVGSLLYSYAQPATKLVSPQCSFSTNPHQGSLVKSRLARDAVKSSTSITNQPETLTEEERITRLREYWRIKKREQRAKRAARLRNGLLRSKVLVLKQREQNKKSNQRHIITSSVSTTVCEFSTTTPTPIKEEHVYPSINAVFSIPEMNPCIGAKETPADPPTAVDHQDTTLQAVASMKKLLEELVGTPKDNAIEMHVKSENEPVQLTEDTKPDITLQQDVLECDISAETSFKVVKMSPRASSLEDTSHHKSHNVCEEVADESSTFSPEAQCGSMKKFNDDRADLMMSYPLEALQEQGLGESDELQRKREYWRLMKRQQRARKANKEAAICRLALQTPTKKQPSTTVMRDISQDTSTCRLFPCQKRARRCTKPVAGLQTQSSNKSRTNRSQITATPNPQEDSEEVIRRRRMQWRIKKQEQRARKAESERKLHQMMATPHSQATQGQNTSSFCSAVVQSKNSENPNCSDVSCQTALKEEESSFALNAATERHLSQAQWRNVYLMDLDPVIPLLVCMVCGEQQYSVSVEGVKAHIEEVHPHTLSLGDLEHRGILNAWDKQVALREHFITHQLQQQ
- the si:dkey-28a3.2 gene encoding uncharacterized protein si:dkey-28a3.2 isoform X2 translates to MSRKTTSKRHYKPSSEIDDAALARKREYWRSKKREQRARKSSAKKKIGDENLRLCRSVGRHEPFVQIPRVSCGLPLRNCDVSCKLEEAEVSKNSFNSGLLVSERNVASVPCQNDRWFQKTKLNHVLPQNIQKTSTNSMKGSKNITRSSNTDAKTVETSNPTSHLAPTTCLELYPMRTGAQKTGASTLNGKQLAMCPQKQASVVLPVHSNQNCLKTLNISKCKAYEILNSHKTKRRTGAFASKHNAGVTMTEEETAAKRREIWRIKKREQRAKLAARLAREGEGSLGKALPSCVGITHALSPAYSKALRGINFNSVNPICINQQPSGAKLYSFRTRKQQIQGTKLNHASLSSCILQPSSRVIQPLNKSKVPTFAHTQTRQKQMRKSFLGASRFESPEDQHARQKEYWRIKKREQRARLAMVMKARLKERDTVKHQMRSHHASVKQMCVQTSKASALGSSSQTIGGFIRDDRTMMGSISKGSPEASLSVSYNFSCTKRIVKSKVGSLLYSYAQPATKLVSPQCSFSTNPHQGSLVKSRLARDAVKSSTSITNQPETLTEEERITRLREYWRIKKREQRAKRAARLRNGLLRSKVLVLKQREQNKKSNQRHIITSSVSTTVCEFSTTTPTPIKEEHVYPSINAVFSIPEMNPCIGAKETPADPPTAVDHQDTTLQAVASMKKLLEELVGTPKDNAIEMHVKSENEPVQLTEDTKPDITLQQDVLECDISAETSFKVVKMSPRASSLEDTSHHKSHNVCEEVADESSTFSPEAQCGSMKKFNDDRADLMMSYPLEALQEQGLGESDELQRKREYWRLMKRQQRARKANKEAAICRLALQNMNEDILHGIQELSGPP